In a single window of the Renibacterium salmoninarum ATCC 33209 genome:
- the ftsH gene encoding ATP-dependent zinc metalloprotease FtsH encodes MDIKKLLKGPIVWIIIVVVLGAIGFSLLNAGGSSRVDTSDGMLLIKDSKVQSAKVYAEGRVDLMLKDDFNKDNKNLGKSVQFYVVDAREKDVIAALNDAKVSNFDDQPVQNNFFVGFLQLIVPILILGVIFWFLLSRMQGGGSKVMQFGKSKAKLVSKDNPQVTFNDVAGADEAVEELHEIKEFLQEPQKFQAVGAKIPKGVLLYGPPGTGKTLLARAVAGEAGVPFYSISGSDFVEMFVGVGASRVRDLFEQAKANSPAIIFVDEIDAVGRHRGAGIGGGNDEREQTLNQLLVEMDGFDVKTNVILIAATNRPDVLDPALLRPGRFDRQIPVEAPDRIGREQILHVHAKGKPMAPGIDLNAVAKKTPGYTGADLANVLNEAALLTARSNAQLIDDRALDEAIDRVMAGPQKRTRLMKERERKITAYHEGGHALVAAALRYSAPVTKITILPRGRALGYTMVVPEDDKYSITRNELLDQMSYAMGGRVAEEIVFHDPSTGASNDIEKATATARSMVTQYGMSERVGAVKLGSGSSEPFMGRDAGRDRDYSEAVAAMIDEEVRKLIEEAHDEAYAVLIENRDVLDRLALELLERETLNQAEIAEIFHDIRKRELRDVWLSADSRPVSNIPPVVSAKERRDAIEAGEPDPDTVTPQEQIASANLSGPSDAPGGATGGTLGNPGGGATGGSSSESSGEGQTQDGKGS; translated from the coding sequence ATGGATATCAAGAAACTCCTTAAGGGTCCGATTGTCTGGATAATCATTGTGGTGGTTTTGGGGGCCATTGGGTTCTCGCTGCTCAACGCTGGCGGCTCGTCGCGCGTGGATACCTCAGACGGTATGTTGTTGATCAAGGACTCTAAAGTCCAGTCTGCGAAGGTCTACGCCGAAGGGCGAGTAGACCTGATGCTCAAGGACGACTTCAACAAGGACAATAAAAACCTTGGCAAGAGTGTTCAGTTCTACGTTGTTGATGCTCGCGAAAAGGACGTCATCGCTGCGCTGAACGATGCAAAGGTCTCGAACTTCGATGACCAACCCGTTCAGAACAACTTCTTCGTGGGCTTCCTGCAGCTCATCGTGCCGATTCTGATCCTTGGTGTGATCTTCTGGTTCTTGCTTTCCCGGATGCAGGGTGGCGGCTCCAAGGTCATGCAGTTTGGTAAGTCCAAAGCGAAGCTTGTCTCCAAAGACAATCCGCAGGTCACCTTCAACGACGTCGCCGGTGCGGACGAGGCCGTTGAAGAGCTCCACGAGATCAAAGAATTCTTGCAGGAACCGCAAAAGTTCCAAGCTGTTGGCGCCAAAATTCCCAAGGGCGTGCTTTTGTACGGCCCGCCAGGAACAGGTAAGACGCTGCTTGCCCGCGCAGTCGCTGGTGAGGCTGGAGTGCCGTTCTACTCTATTTCCGGCTCAGACTTCGTCGAGATGTTCGTTGGCGTTGGTGCCAGCCGTGTGCGCGACTTGTTCGAGCAGGCTAAAGCGAACTCACCGGCCATAATCTTCGTTGATGAGATCGACGCCGTCGGGCGTCACCGTGGTGCCGGAATCGGCGGTGGTAACGATGAGCGTGAGCAGACCCTCAACCAGCTCCTGGTTGAAATGGATGGCTTCGATGTCAAAACCAACGTGATCTTGATCGCGGCAACTAACCGCCCCGACGTACTTGATCCGGCTTTGCTTCGACCAGGCCGCTTTGATCGGCAGATTCCTGTGGAGGCTCCGGACCGAATTGGCCGTGAGCAAATCTTGCATGTACATGCTAAAGGTAAGCCGATGGCTCCTGGCATTGATCTCAACGCAGTCGCCAAAAAGACTCCGGGCTACACCGGCGCTGATTTAGCTAACGTCTTGAACGAAGCGGCGCTGCTGACCGCGCGCTCGAACGCTCAGCTGATCGACGATCGTGCCCTTGACGAAGCTATTGACCGTGTGATGGCGGGGCCGCAGAAACGCACTCGTTTGATGAAAGAGCGCGAACGGAAAATTACTGCGTACCACGAAGGCGGCCACGCCCTAGTTGCTGCTGCATTACGCTATTCGGCGCCGGTCACCAAGATCACCATTCTGCCCCGAGGCCGCGCTTTGGGTTACACCATGGTGGTTCCCGAGGACGACAAGTACTCAATCACTCGGAACGAGCTTTTGGACCAGATGTCCTACGCAATGGGCGGCCGAGTTGCTGAAGAAATCGTCTTCCACGATCCTTCCACTGGTGCTTCAAATGACATCGAAAAGGCCACCGCAACGGCTCGCTCGATGGTCACCCAATACGGCATGAGCGAACGCGTTGGTGCGGTCAAGCTTGGCTCCGGCAGCAGCGAACCCTTTATGGGGCGCGACGCCGGCCGGGACCGGGATTACTCAGAGGCCGTCGCAGCGATGATCGATGAGGAAGTACGTAAGCTCATCGAAGAAGCTCATGACGAGGCCTATGCGGTTTTGATTGAGAATCGCGATGTCTTGGATCGCCTGGCCTTGGAATTGTTGGAGCGCGAAACGCTCAACCAAGCTGAGATCGCAGAGATTTTCCACGACATTCGCAAGCGCGAGTTGCGTGACGTTTGGCTATCAGCAGATTCTCGTCCAGTGTCGAATATTCCACCGGTGGTTTCAGCTAAGGAGCGTCGCGACGCAATCGAAGCTGGCGAACCGGATCCGGATACTGTGACGCCGCAGGAACAAATCGCTTCCGCAAACCTTTCTGGTCCTTCTGATGCGCCCGGCGGTGCTACCGGTGGAACGCTGGGTAACCCAGGCGGGGGAGCTACTGGCGGTTCTTCGTCCGAGTCCTCGGGTGAAGGTCAAACTCAGGATGGCAAAGGAAGCTAG
- the panC gene encoding pantoate--beta-alanine ligase, producing MSIAVVRTIAELREASADLLSQREQPSFGLVPTMGALHAGHARLAATSVAAESVTAVSIFVNPLQFADPSDLERYPRTLETDVELLSSVGVNLVFAPSVAEMYPGDQPMVRVSAGALGEVFEGASRPGHFDGALTVVAKLLHAAQPAVRSGYRAYFGQKDAQQLALVRRMVADLNFPLEIVGVPTVRANDGLALSSRNRFLSDAEHEASLVLSRALNLLAARASNREPLELDSVVEMVRSQPLVELDYFEVIDPLTFAALGENCRETPFTGQALAILAAKIGPVCLIDNTPLIAG from the coding sequence GTGAGTATTGCCGTGGTCCGCACGATTGCGGAGTTGCGTGAGGCCTCGGCGGATTTGTTGTCCCAGCGCGAGCAACCTTCTTTTGGCCTGGTACCAACTATGGGTGCATTGCATGCTGGGCACGCTCGGTTGGCGGCCACCTCGGTGGCCGCAGAGTCTGTTACCGCAGTGTCGATCTTCGTCAATCCCTTGCAGTTCGCGGATCCCAGCGACTTGGAACGTTATCCACGGACCCTGGAAACCGATGTTGAACTTTTATCATCGGTGGGGGTCAATCTGGTTTTTGCGCCGTCGGTAGCGGAAATGTATCCAGGCGATCAACCGATGGTTCGGGTATCTGCTGGTGCGCTAGGTGAAGTCTTCGAAGGGGCTTCACGGCCCGGACATTTCGATGGTGCGCTGACCGTGGTGGCCAAACTGCTGCACGCCGCGCAACCAGCGGTGCGTAGCGGATACCGAGCCTATTTTGGTCAAAAAGACGCGCAGCAACTGGCCTTGGTGCGCAGGATGGTGGCGGATCTGAATTTCCCGTTGGAAATTGTTGGTGTACCAACAGTGCGGGCGAATGACGGGTTAGCGCTTTCTAGCCGGAATCGCTTCTTGTCAGATGCCGAGCATGAAGCCTCGTTGGTGCTTTCCCGGGCCTTGAATTTACTTGCCGCGCGGGCTTCGAACCGCGAACCGCTCGAGCTAGACTCCGTCGTCGAAATGGTGCGGAGCCAGCCATTAGTGGAGCTTGATTATTTTGAGGTCATTGACCCGTTGACCTTCGCCGCGCTTGGTGAGAATTGCCGGGAGACTCCCTTTACGGGGCAAGCACTTGCGATACTCGCGGCCAAAATTGGTCCAGTGTGTTTGATCGACAACACTCCGCTCATCGCCGGTTAA
- a CDS encoding DUF3180 domain-containing protein, whose translation MKSQLRTIRPLWLAVVVLLGAVAGWLISMLLRRVGLPTPALPYSSLITLGLVILAVVVLGLGVRSWRNGNRDRSLDPIMAARTLVLAQASTYAGALLFGWHLGVLIDGLIVISYGASAGVLALPAALLGGSALMVAAGLMTERFCRVPPENGGDSAKGPRGEEGSADGEEFAR comes from the coding sequence ATGAAGTCGCAGTTACGCACCATTCGGCCGCTCTGGCTAGCCGTTGTGGTGCTGCTTGGTGCTGTGGCTGGCTGGCTGATATCGATGCTGCTGAGGCGAGTTGGCTTGCCGACGCCGGCCCTGCCTTATAGTTCCTTGATTACTTTAGGGCTAGTGATTTTAGCTGTTGTGGTCCTTGGGTTAGGAGTGCGCAGCTGGCGCAACGGCAATCGAGATAGATCGCTGGATCCGATTATGGCCGCTAGGACCTTAGTCTTGGCGCAGGCAAGCACCTACGCCGGCGCGCTCTTGTTTGGCTGGCATTTGGGCGTTTTGATTGACGGATTGATTGTGATTTCTTACGGTGCAAGTGCCGGGGTTTTGGCTTTGCCAGCTGCTTTGCTGGGCGGCTCGGCGCTGATGGTGGCTGCGGGGTTGATGACAGAGCGGTTTTGCCGGGTGCCACCCGAGAACGGCGGCGATAGTGCTAAGGGCCCACGGGGCGAAGAGGGCAGCGCAGATGGCGAAGAATTCGCCCGGTAA
- the folE gene encoding GTP cyclohydrolase I FolE has translation MCDVDEEAQVPAKSVVDLARIEAAVREILIAIGENPDRSGLMETPQRVARAYSEVFSGLNQDPAEVLSRTFDISHQELVLVKDIPFYSTCEHHLVPFHGSAHVGYIPSADGKVTGLSKLARLVDVFAKRPQVQERLTTQIVDALVEHLKPRGAIVVVECEHMCMSMRGVRKPGAKTVTSAVCGILHDPATRAEAMSLILGK, from the coding sequence GTGTGTGATGTCGACGAAGAAGCGCAAGTACCCGCCAAATCGGTTGTGGATTTAGCGCGAATTGAAGCTGCGGTACGAGAGATTTTGATTGCGATTGGTGAAAACCCAGATCGCAGCGGACTCATGGAAACCCCGCAGCGAGTGGCCCGAGCCTACTCGGAAGTCTTTTCCGGACTAAACCAAGACCCGGCAGAAGTTCTTTCACGAACCTTTGACATCTCGCATCAGGAACTTGTGCTGGTCAAAGACATACCGTTTTACTCAACGTGTGAACATCATTTGGTTCCGTTCCACGGCTCAGCGCACGTTGGGTACATCCCGTCAGCCGACGGGAAAGTGACTGGGCTGAGCAAACTTGCCCGTTTGGTTGATGTCTTTGCTAAGCGTCCGCAAGTCCAAGAGCGACTTACGACGCAAATCGTGGATGCACTTGTCGAGCACCTCAAGCCGCGCGGCGCTATTGTCGTCGTCGAGTGTGAGCACATGTGCATGTCGATGCGCGGTGTTCGTAAACCAGGCGCGAAGACCGTTACCTCGGCGGTGTGTGGCATACTGCACGACCCGGCAACTCGCGCCGAAGCCATGAGCTTGATTCTCGGCAAATGA
- the folP gene encoding dihydropteroate synthase, which produces MDSLAAAPGTGPATSPLPTLRPPRAAARYDKLPTDRAVIFGILNVTPDSFSDGGSYNSLDTAIAHGLRMFYAGADVIDIGGESTRPGAEEVDPTTEQERIMPVVEAMVKAGALVSVDTRHAETAAKALDAGAAIINDISGMSVSAEMVTLVAERQVPYVLMHRRGDAKTMDSLIRYNNLIDDFLAELKAALEKLYAAGVAKENIIVDPGLGFSKTADQNWELLGNLSRFHELGHRVFVGTSRKRFLGSLLTTAGKAAAPAERDQATIATTALAAAQGAWAVRVHDVVGNLHAAKVAARIAAAASSAKVSLAADSGV; this is translated from the coding sequence ATGGACTCCCTTGCCGCCGCACCAGGAACCGGCCCGGCCACTTCGCCGCTGCCCACCCTTCGGCCACCACGGGCAGCTGCCCGATACGACAAGCTGCCCACCGATCGTGCGGTAATCTTTGGCATTCTCAACGTCACGCCGGATTCGTTTAGTGATGGCGGTTCATACAACTCGCTAGACACAGCGATCGCGCATGGGCTCCGGATGTTTTACGCCGGGGCAGACGTCATCGACATCGGAGGCGAGTCGACTCGACCAGGTGCCGAGGAAGTCGATCCGACTACTGAGCAGGAACGCATCATGCCCGTGGTTGAGGCCATGGTCAAAGCGGGTGCGTTGGTCAGCGTGGATACTCGACATGCTGAGACCGCAGCGAAGGCGCTCGACGCCGGTGCCGCCATTATCAATGACATTTCGGGCATGAGCGTCTCGGCCGAGATGGTCACGTTGGTGGCTGAACGCCAGGTCCCTTACGTGCTGATGCACCGTCGCGGCGATGCTAAGACCATGGACTCGCTAATTCGTTACAACAATCTGATTGACGACTTTTTAGCTGAGCTAAAGGCTGCCCTGGAGAAGCTCTATGCCGCCGGGGTTGCCAAAGAGAACATCATCGTGGACCCGGGCCTGGGCTTCTCCAAGACCGCGGATCAGAATTGGGAACTGTTGGGCAATTTGAGCCGCTTCCACGAGCTAGGGCACCGAGTTTTTGTTGGCACCTCACGGAAGCGCTTTCTTGGCTCCTTATTGACTACCGCCGGCAAAGCCGCTGCACCAGCTGAGCGAGATCAAGCCACGATTGCAACTACCGCACTAGCTGCCGCGCAGGGTGCCTGGGCCGTTCGGGTGCATGACGTAGTGGGCAATCTGCACGCAGCTAAGGTTGCGGCCCGGATCGCCGCCGCAGCTAGCTCGGCCAAAGTATCTCTCGCCGCAGACAGCGGAGTCTGA
- a CDS encoding PH domain-containing protein: protein MREPIDPVGIQWLRVSPKLVTLRILRESLGPLFVLILFAMPLVFQRIGWWPGFPLWLAWILLIGAAVIRIWRLLLVPRQVRAISFAECDEDLLIRKGLFFQRVLVVPYGRMQYVDVGVGPLERALGLATLKLHTASPGTNALIEGLPTEEAARLREKLSALGESKLAGL, encoded by the coding sequence ATGAGAGAGCCGATCGATCCGGTCGGAATCCAGTGGTTGCGCGTTTCGCCAAAACTGGTGACTTTGCGAATCTTGCGTGAAAGCCTGGGCCCGCTATTTGTGTTGATTCTCTTTGCCATGCCGCTGGTATTCCAGCGAATCGGTTGGTGGCCAGGGTTTCCGCTTTGGCTGGCCTGGATTTTGCTTATTGGCGCAGCGGTGATTCGAATATGGCGATTGTTGTTGGTGCCTCGCCAAGTTCGTGCGATCAGCTTTGCTGAATGCGATGAAGATTTATTGATTCGTAAAGGCTTGTTCTTTCAACGAGTTTTAGTGGTCCCCTACGGACGGATGCAGTACGTCGACGTCGGCGTGGGGCCGCTGGAACGCGCCTTGGGCTTGGCTACGCTCAAATTGCATACTGCTTCGCCGGGCACGAATGCGCTGATCGAAGGCTTACCGACCGAGGAAGCGGCTCGGCTCCGGGAGAAGCTTTCCGCGCTCGGAGAGTCGAAATTGGCGGGGCTGTGA
- a CDS encoding ribokinase — translation MSKKKILVFGSLNADLTIYCEKLPQPGETIHGSDFGVKPGGKIANQAVAAARLGGQVTLIGAVGDDANGRMLQDSVQAAGADISQLRTVTEPTGVAVISVDSHGENSIIISAGANGTLSPAHVAAADFSGAGVVCLCLEVSLETVLAAARAGHDAGATVMLNLSPYGAVPDELLELTDILLLNAHEAADLLGADHQGDWIAAGAHFAERGLPKVLVTLGGEGSVVLDSTSAEPVTKIDPLKVSPIDTTGAGDAFTVAVAAQLASGASLVAAARFASVAAAIATTRKGAQASYPDAAEVAAELNR, via the coding sequence GTGAGCAAGAAAAAAATCCTAGTTTTTGGTTCACTCAATGCGGATCTGACCATCTATTGCGAGAAGTTACCGCAGCCTGGTGAGACCATCCACGGCTCCGATTTTGGCGTGAAACCCGGCGGTAAGATTGCCAATCAAGCAGTGGCTGCCGCTCGTCTAGGTGGGCAAGTAACTCTTATTGGCGCCGTGGGCGACGACGCCAATGGCCGAATGCTGCAGGATTCTGTTCAGGCGGCCGGCGCGGACATCAGCCAATTGCGCACCGTAACCGAACCAACTGGGGTTGCCGTGATTTCAGTGGATAGTCACGGCGAAAATAGCATCATTATTTCCGCAGGCGCTAATGGCACCCTGAGCCCCGCACACGTTGCCGCGGCCGACTTCTCCGGGGCCGGCGTCGTCTGCCTTTGTTTGGAAGTCTCATTGGAGACCGTTCTTGCTGCGGCTAGGGCCGGGCACGACGCCGGGGCCACCGTAATGCTCAATCTGTCCCCTTATGGTGCGGTACCGGATGAGCTGCTTGAGTTGACCGATATTTTGTTGCTCAACGCGCACGAGGCCGCCGACCTTCTGGGTGCCGACCATCAGGGCGATTGGATTGCCGCCGGTGCGCATTTCGCGGAACGTGGACTGCCTAAGGTCTTAGTAACGCTCGGCGGTGAGGGCTCGGTAGTGCTCGATTCGACGTCGGCCGAACCCGTAACAAAAATCGATCCGCTCAAAGTCTCACCTATCGACACCACAGGTGCAGGCGATGCCTTTACCGTTGCGGTTGCTGCGCAATTGGCTTCTGGAGCCTCGCTTGTGGCTGCCGCCCGCTTTGCCTCGGTTGCTGCGGCAATCGCAACTACCCGCAAGGGCGCTCAAGCTTCCTACCCGGACGCGGCCGAGGTAGCCGCAGAATTGAATCGCTAG
- a CDS encoding Rossmann-like and DUF2520 domain-containing protein, with amino-acid sequence MSYGPQEKPGRLGIGIIGAGKVGTVLGAALRAAGHAVVGVSAVSEASKERAELLLPQVPVLTIPDVVERAELVLLAVPDDALEPLVSGLAAVGAWQPGQIVAHTSGRFGVGVLSPIRAAGAIPLAIHPAMTFTGLSMDLARLPDSSFGVTADAAMLPIAQALVVEMGAEPVVIAEADRPLYHAALAHGANHLATLVAQSAELLGSIGVVGAERLLGPLLRAALDNALASGENALTGPVVRGDVGTVRAHIDALAESSAEILAAYRAMASTTAARAVERGKLSIEQLGLLQNALAGSSAQAEELEDAGSQDSDDEQEST; translated from the coding sequence ATGAGTTATGGGCCGCAAGAGAAGCCTGGTCGGCTCGGTATTGGAATTATCGGTGCGGGCAAAGTAGGCACGGTGCTTGGTGCGGCGTTGCGTGCGGCTGGCCACGCTGTCGTGGGTGTCTCTGCTGTTTCCGAAGCGTCAAAGGAACGAGCTGAGCTGCTCCTGCCACAGGTTCCGGTGCTGACTATCCCAGACGTGGTGGAACGCGCGGAGCTAGTGTTACTCGCGGTGCCAGATGATGCGCTTGAGCCATTGGTTTCCGGCTTAGCCGCCGTCGGTGCCTGGCAGCCTGGCCAAATTGTTGCGCATACTTCTGGACGGTTCGGTGTGGGCGTTCTTTCGCCGATACGCGCGGCGGGCGCGATCCCGTTGGCTATTCACCCGGCGATGACTTTCACCGGATTGAGCATGGATTTGGCCAGGTTGCCAGATTCGAGTTTTGGTGTGACTGCCGATGCCGCAATGCTGCCTATCGCGCAAGCATTGGTTGTGGAGATGGGGGCTGAGCCAGTAGTAATTGCTGAAGCCGATCGGCCGCTTTATCACGCAGCATTGGCGCACGGAGCTAATCACTTGGCAACTTTAGTGGCGCAATCCGCAGAGCTGCTCGGCAGCATTGGCGTTGTGGGAGCTGAACGGTTGTTAGGGCCGTTGCTTCGGGCAGCCTTGGATAACGCGCTCGCGTCAGGTGAAAATGCCCTGACCGGACCCGTGGTCCGCGGTGACGTAGGTACGGTTCGCGCTCATATCGACGCGCTGGCTGAGTCATCAGCTGAGATCCTGGCCGCTTACCGAGCGATGGCAAGCACGACGGCGGCGCGGGCCGTGGAGCGGGGAAAACTGAGTATTGAGCAACTCGGTTTGCTGCAAAACGCATTGGCCGGCAGCTCCGCTCAGGCCGAAGAGCTTGAGGATGCAGGGTCGCAAGATTCCGATGATGAACAGGAGAGCACGTGA
- the folB gene encoding dihydroneopterin aldolase has product MAAKALNRPDRITLTGVSAIGHHGVFEREKRDGQPFIVDAVLFTDVRPASANDELEKTSNYAEVAEEIKAMITGEPFDLIETLAERTAQKLLKEFAVDAVEITVHKPKAPIQVPFGDVSVTLYRERT; this is encoded by the coding sequence GTGGCAGCTAAGGCGCTAAACCGTCCTGATCGAATCACTTTGACCGGTGTGAGCGCTATTGGTCATCACGGTGTTTTTGAACGGGAAAAACGTGATGGTCAACCGTTTATTGTCGATGCGGTGCTTTTCACTGATGTTCGGCCAGCCTCGGCCAACGACGAGCTCGAAAAGACCTCGAACTACGCTGAGGTGGCTGAAGAAATCAAGGCGATGATCACCGGTGAGCCATTTGATCTGATTGAGACTCTGGCAGAACGGACGGCGCAAAAGCTCCTCAAGGAGTTCGCGGTAGATGCCGTAGAGATTACGGTGCACAAACCCAAAGCTCCGATTCAGGTTCCGTTCGGTGATGTTTCGGTAACGCTCTACCGGGAGCGGACTTGA
- the folK gene encoding 2-amino-4-hydroxy-6-hydroxymethyldihydropteridine diphosphokinase codes for MSKLPVHSVLALGSNLGERLETLAEGVADVVEHPLVRLVDVSPVVQTQPVGGPAEQPLYLNMVMEIETELSPTELLAHCQAVEAQHHRERIVRWGPRTLDVDIITYNDLQQDDPELTLPHPRAAERAFVLVPWLLMNPQATLAGRTVRELAAAADDLHGVEDFDGYPS; via the coding sequence TTGAGTAAGCTGCCGGTGCACTCGGTACTGGCGCTCGGCTCAAACCTTGGCGAGCGCCTTGAAACGCTCGCCGAGGGTGTTGCAGACGTCGTCGAGCATCCCTTGGTTCGTTTGGTCGATGTATCGCCAGTGGTGCAAACGCAGCCGGTAGGTGGTCCGGCGGAACAGCCGCTGTATCTCAACATGGTGATGGAAATTGAAACTGAGCTAAGCCCGACCGAGCTATTGGCTCATTGCCAGGCAGTCGAGGCCCAGCATCACCGAGAGCGAATTGTGCGCTGGGGGCCGCGCACTCTTGATGTGGACATCATTACCTACAACGATTTGCAGCAGGACGATCCGGAGCTCACGTTGCCGCATCCACGGGCGGCCGAGCGAGCTTTTGTGCTTGTGCCGTGGCTATTGATGAATCCACAGGCAACATTGGCTGGCCGCACGGTGCGTGAGCTCGCTGCCGCAGCGGATGATTTGCACGGCGTCGAAGACTTTGACGGATATCCCTCCTGA
- a CDS encoding PH domain-containing protein translates to MTVQPLPINESGPQNSRGFHTDSVEEWHRVHPASPAVRGWVAVVAVAVVFGRNFFEQLFQQGISGRGGGEGLPWWVVALVVGGAVVVFGTVFVLSWFFTRYQVTDDHVRINSGFIFRQQRQARIDRVQAIDVVQPLLARLLGLAELKFEVADAGKSAMKLSFLKLDEANRLRAAILARAAGVKVDPENPTAVEEAPEQQVLQIAPPRILGSIVASELTVVLMIVAVVLIVMASLGWWGALIGLLPVILGLGGGYWQRFSKDFNFRIATSPDGIRLHYGLLETRSQTIPPGRIQAVGISQGPVWRLFGWYRVHVNVAGYGDSEHESRSTLLPVGKMPEVFAVLSLIFSDPGVANPEEVFTAALNGKGTAGGFQHSPGRARWIDPLALRRNAYRATDTALLCRHSVFSRHLQVVPHERTQSLQLNQGPLQRALGLTDFVLHSTPGPVKPLVHHMDISTARELFVAQSARAAKARRIAKPERWMQEQE, encoded by the coding sequence GTGACCGTTCAACCCCTTCCGATAAACGAGTCCGGCCCGCAAAATAGTCGCGGATTCCACACGGATTCAGTCGAAGAGTGGCATCGGGTGCATCCCGCGTCGCCCGCGGTTCGTGGTTGGGTAGCGGTAGTCGCAGTCGCGGTGGTGTTTGGCCGTAACTTCTTCGAACAACTTTTCCAACAGGGGATTTCCGGCCGTGGTGGCGGCGAGGGTTTGCCCTGGTGGGTTGTCGCGCTGGTGGTGGGCGGCGCTGTCGTCGTTTTCGGCACTGTTTTTGTGCTTTCCTGGTTCTTCACGCGCTATCAGGTGACCGATGACCACGTGCGGATCAACTCTGGCTTTATTTTCCGGCAGCAGCGCCAGGCGCGGATTGACCGAGTGCAAGCTATCGATGTTGTGCAACCGCTATTGGCTAGACTGCTTGGCCTGGCGGAGCTGAAGTTTGAAGTCGCGGATGCTGGAAAATCCGCGATGAAGCTCTCATTCTTGAAGCTCGATGAGGCGAATCGGTTGCGGGCTGCGATCCTTGCCCGGGCCGCTGGCGTGAAAGTAGACCCGGAAAATCCGACTGCGGTCGAAGAGGCCCCAGAACAGCAAGTACTTCAGATTGCGCCACCCCGGATTCTCGGCTCAATTGTGGCTTCCGAACTGACCGTGGTGCTCATGATTGTCGCGGTCGTGTTGATCGTGATGGCGTCCCTTGGTTGGTGGGGCGCATTGATTGGTTTATTGCCAGTGATTTTGGGTCTTGGCGGTGGTTATTGGCAGCGGTTTTCAAAAGACTTCAATTTCCGGATTGCCACCTCACCGGACGGCATCAGGTTGCACTATGGATTGTTAGAAACTCGTTCCCAAACAATTCCGCCGGGCCGAATCCAAGCTGTCGGGATTAGCCAGGGTCCGGTTTGGCGCCTGTTTGGTTGGTATCGAGTGCACGTGAACGTAGCCGGTTACGGAGATTCGGAACACGAAAGCCGGAGCACTCTGCTGCCGGTAGGAAAGATGCCAGAAGTTTTCGCGGTGCTATCGCTGATCTTTTCGGATCCGGGCGTTGCCAATCCTGAAGAGGTCTTTACCGCTGCTTTGAATGGAAAGGGCACGGCTGGCGGTTTTCAGCATTCGCCTGGGCGGGCGCGTTGGATCGATCCTTTAGCCTTGCGGCGCAATGCCTACCGCGCAACCGATACTGCATTATTGTGCCGGCACAGCGTGTTTTCTCGACATTTGCAGGTTGTGCCGCACGAACGTACGCAGTCTTTGCAGCTAAACCAAGGACCTTTGCAGCGCGCGCTCGGATTGACCGACTTTGTGCTGCATTCGACGCCGGGGCCGGTGAAGCCGCTGGTTCACCACATGGATATTTCAACAGCTCGCGAATTGTTCGTGGCCCAGTCGGCGCGCGCAGCGAAAGCCCGACGGATCGCTAAGCCGGAGCGTTGGATGCAGGAGCAAGAATAG